The genomic segment AGTACACAGCAAATTATACTTACAAAAATTGAACTTCCGATAAGTTTTAAATAGCTATATTGAATAATTTTTTTCCGATGTGCGGTATTGCCCTGCATAGTATATTCGTTTTAGACCGCCACAAAGGTAAGTGTTATTTTATTTAAAATAAATGCTCCATCGCTATGACTTAAGATTTGTTGCTCAATCGCCCATAGTACGCAACATAACGCCAAGACGACGCGTCACGTCACCTTGGCGGAGAAGAAAGGGTATATTATTCCTTAATAGCGATGAAAATATCAACTTTCGCATCCTTTGGATCTTTTGAGTCTGATCCGTAAACTTCGAAATCTGCGGTATAAGCACGAGGCAAATCTGCCGTCCATATTTGTTGCCATGTTTGGTACACCGCACCCTGTTGTAGATTTCCTATTGCCTCGAACCGCTTGTAATGGCTTTCTAAAATGCGGATTCCATCCATATCTTCTGGTACGTCGTCCAATGAGGCTACTTTACAGCCAAGTATTGTCGTATACGGCGCCGTGTGGTCTTTTTCATATTCAGTGTATACACAATACACATCATCGCCGATCCTATTGGGAATCCTGTGTATCAAATTGTTTTGGAAGAACTCGTTCCAAAGCGCAGCGATATCGCTGGCTGCTTGTTCGCCCTGATTCCAGGTGCGAACCGAAATACCGATGATGTTAAAAGAAGGGATAAGCGTATTTTCCATATATATTAAATGATTGTTGTCATGACGGGTACTGACATCCTTGTCGGTATTTGCCGTCTGTCTAATTGCATCAAAAATAAACCCTATCAATGACAAACCTATGTCATCAGTGGGAGGCAATCAATTAATTTAATACATGAGACTATCTTTTCCTCAAACCGGTCCTCCCGGCTTGATAAATAGAGAGCGGTGAAGACCGTTGTGTCGACAGAACAGGCCTACAGAAACTTAAAAGCTGGCTAAGCTCATTTGCCATACTCAATTTCCTGAAATGAGGTGTATATGGGCTACACAAATAGTATAGCCCTAAAACCCCTAGCCGCATAGTAAGAAGTGGCACCGTTATGATAGGTGAAGACATGATCATAGCGTCGATCACAGAAGAGAGCGCCGCCCAGCTTACGAATGTCCGGTGGAGTCAAAATCCAGCTTGACGTTTTAAGATCGAAATTTCCTAATTTCTGCAGCTGACGGTATTGTTGTTCTGTAAGCAATTGTACGCCCATTTTTTCCGCGATTCCCAAAGCACTATCGTCGGGCCGATTTTCCTTTCTTTCTTCCCAGGCCCGCTGGTCATAACATAGGCTACGGCGCCCTTTGGGACTTTCCGGAGCACAGTCCACAAAAAGGTATTGACCGGTATCATTATCTATACCGATGACATCTGGTTGTCCGTCAGTATCTTCCATTTGTTGCAAGCTCCACAGTTTGGGTGGGGCCGCCTCCAGCCGTTGCTGAATGCTATCCCATTTCAGTCCGACATGTCTGGAAAGGTTCGCTTCGAATCTTGATCTTAGCGTTAGGAGTAAGGCTAATTGTTCTTCGGTCTTCGGTGGAAAGGTTTTTTTTCATACGCGGTCTATTTTATCTCTAAAATACGCAATTATAGCCAATCTATTCGAAGCTAATTTTTAAAGTTTAATTAAATCGTGAGTTCGAAATTGGATTTAATTTATATTTTTACGTTCAGAATTTTAACATATATGGCTTCAGGAATATTTGCAATTTTAGATGATATTGCCGCACTCATGGATGATGTTGCTGTGGCGAGCAAGATCGCAACCAAGAAAACCGCTGGAATACTGGGGGATGATCTCGCTGTAAATGCGGAGAAAGCGACCGGTTTTTTGGCATCACGCGAGCTACCGGTCCTGTGGGCCATTACCAAAGGCTCGCTTGTCAACAAACTGATCATTGTGCCGATTGCCTTATTATTGAATGTCTTTTTCCCCATAGCCATCAAGTACATTTTGATTTTGGGAGGATTTTACCTGGCATTTGAAGGTGTAGAAAAGATCATAGAATATCTATTTCACCGCAAGCACCATGAGGGCGAGACCAATGTAGAGGAAGTAATCGAGGAGAATACGGCGGAGGCGGAGAAAGCAAAAGTTAAATCAGCCATTACCACCGATTTTATACTATCCGTGGAAATCGTCATTATTGCTCTTGGCACCGTGCTGGATAAGAGTCTCACTTTACAGATTATTACCGTCTGTGTAGTGGCTCTTTTAGCAACAGTGGGGGTATATGGTATTGTAGCGTTGATTGTCCGAATGGATGATGCCGGATATAAATTGATTAAGACCGCGAATGAGAAAGGGCCAGTAGCCAGTTTGGGAAGGTTGCTGGTTCGTGCTTTGCCATTAATTATAAAGCTGCTCGCTGTCGTAGGGACGATTGCACTGATCTTGGTTTCTGGTGGTATTTTCTCCCACTATATTGATTTTCTTCACCATGTGCTGCCCAGTTTTCCAGGAATAGTCAAGGAATTATTATTTGGTCTTGCCGGTGGTATTATTGCCGTCGCATTATTCACAATCGGTAAAAAAATAGTCGGTAAAAAGAATGTGGTGAGCCCGCATTGATCGTGCCGCGCATTCTTGGGATATGGGCGGGCATATCGTCTGCCCGCCTACCATTAATCAACTTCTTCCTCGGCAGAAGCATCTATTTCCACTTGCTCGCCTTTGATATTAATCAGGATCACATCATCGGAGCCTTCGACGGTAACAGAGGCCAATCCGTCATAAAATGCAGTGGCACCTTCGTAAATAAAGGGAATAGCAACTTGTCCCTGTCCATCTAGATAACCATACTTACCATCTTTGCTGGCTAGAAAACGTGTCGGTTCGTCAGTGATGGAAATAAAATCGTAGGTAGAGGAAACGACTTTATTGGATTTCAGTTCGACCAGGCTGTATAGATCGTTGTCAATGCTGATAAAATGAGTACCATTGTTTTCAGAGATATAACTATAGTTGGCCGGAACAATAATTTTACCAGATTGGTTTATTATCCCATATTTTTCCTGTTGCTGGAATACTGCATATCCGTCTTTGATAAAAGAAATCATATCATATTTTGCTGGAATAATGGTTTTGCTGTCGTTGCCAAGTATGCCGTATTTTTCATTTATCCCAAAAATATATTGTCCTGTATTGTCATCATAAGCTAAATAATCATATTCAAAGGGGACGGTTACTTTACCAGCAACATCGATAGCACCATATTTGTTATCTTCAGATTGAGCAATGCCGGTCGCTCCGACAAATGGAGCAATATAACGGTATATAGCTGGCACAATGATATCCTGCTTACCATTTTTTAGGCCGACGCGACCTGACTCGTCTTCATATAAAAATCGATCTTCTGCGACCTGATTATCTGTCAGATCGCTCTGCGCATCCTGAGAAGTGGATTCAACCTGAACGTAATCCTCTGGTATAATAAAGTCCTTATCGTCTAGCTGGCTACTCTCAACACTTTGCGCGACGAGATCCGTGCCAAAGGGCGTAGTGACCTGCAATACGGCACCAGGAATTTTTTTGAAAATATCGGCTCCTTCCCAATAGGTGACAGGAAGTTTATCACTATACCAGACCGAAAGGATCGTATTTTCTTCAGCATCGTTAATATTTGTTAGCTCAAGCTGTGCCAGCTTGCAGGGATACTCTGCGATAGTTTTCGTTTCGCCATCAATTAGTTTCAGTTTATATGACACGGCCTGCTCTGCATTCACGATATACTTTGACAATGCAGGGTAGACAACGATAGATTTGTCTTCTTTCTTTTTCGCGAGAAAAATTGATTCTTGTGCAAGAGAGATGACTTTGATCTTTTCAGTGTTTACATATGCTTCAAATAGGGTAACGGGCGCCTCCTCACCACGTTCTTGACTACCGTCAGTCAAGACAAACGCATAATTGATTTTAAATGCTTTTTGGATTTGAGCAAATGATAAATTATTTGCTGCCAATAGAACCGATAGGGACAGAAGTGTTTTTTTCATCAGAAAAAGTTTTGTGAGCAATCAATTTTGAGTGGCAAAGATGCACATTCATAGTAGCCTCTTTTATCCCTGAAATCCGTTATTTAATAAGGCTAGCTGGCTGACAAAGATCGGATGGGCAGCATGTCCGAAATGAAATTGTTCAATGGCTATGGGGCTACCGTTGGCAAAGGGAGTACCTTATACCCCTTTTACTTGGCTTCAAAGAGCGATCTTTAAAAAATGGCGGTTTTCAGGGAGTAAATATAGTAGTTGGCAATACTATTTTTGTGCAGCCATACAGTAATATATAACAGATATATGTCCATAGCATGCTGGAATACTGTCTGATGAGACTCTGGTAGGTTTATATAGGTTATAAGGGGCGCTACTGTGTATAGCGCCCCATTTTCTATTTATATCGGAGGTGCTCCGTGTTAATTATTTTTCAAATATTGTCGCAGTACATATTGTAGGATTCCGTCATTTTTAAAATACTCAATTTCTATCGCTGAATCCAACCGGGCTTTAACTTGGAATTCCGTAGTCTTACCATTTTCGTGTGTCGCTTTTACCTGCAACAACTTGTGTGGTGTCAGATCTTCTGCGAGGCCTGTAATATTATATTCTTCAGTTCCATCAAGCCCAAGTCTCTCTGCATTTTCACCGTTGGCAAAAACAAGCGGCGCCACACCCATGCCCACGAGATTGCTTCGGTGTATACGTTCAAAACTTTCGGCAATTACAGCACGTACACCGAGCAAGAATGTGCCTTTGGCAGCCCAGTCCCGTGATGACCCCGAACCGTATTCTTTGCCGGCTAATACGATCAGTGGTGTGTTTGTTTTACGATACTCCATTGCCGTGTCGTAAACAGTTTTAACTTCGTTGGTCGGTAGGTAACGGCTGAATCCACCCTCGCGATCGCTAATTTTATTTTTGATTCGTACGTTAGCAAAAGTACCCCGCATCATAACTTCGTGATTACCACGTCTAGATCCATAAGAGTTGAAGTCTTCCTTGTCTACCTGATGGGCTTTAAGATACTGTCCCGCTGCAGTATTCTCCTTAAATGAACCGGCAGGAGAAATATGGTCCGTCGTTACCGAGTCACCGAGATAAAGCAATACCCTCGCATTCTCGATGTCCTGGATTGGTTTTGGAACCGCTTGAAGGTTTTCAAAAAACGGCGATTCCTTGATATACGTTGAGGCCGGATCCCATTGGTAGTTTTGGTCCAAATTGACCTTAAGTTCCTGCCAATCCGTAGAGCCGTCAAAAATGACATTATAGACTTCCTGAAAGTCCGACTGTTTAACACAATCGGCGACAGTTTTTTGAATCTCTTCGCGGCTGGGCCAGATATCCCGAAGGTATACGGGCTGGCCATTTGGGTCGTAGTCGAGAGGTTCTTCCAATAAGTTGACGTCAATGCGACCGACAAGCGCATACGCTACGACGAGCATTGGTGACATCAGGAAGTTCATTTTTACTTGTGGGTGAACACGGGCTTCAAAATTGCGATTGCCTGAAAGTACCGAGGCGACGATCAGTTCGCCCTTCTCCACAGCTTCAGCAATTTGAGGGGGCAATGGTCCCGAGTTTCCAATACAGGAGGTACAGCCATAACCTACCGTATGGAATCTCAGCGCATCAAGGTCTGCACTAAGCCCTGACCTTTCCAAGTACTGTGTAACCACCTTTGAGCCAGGAGCCAGAGACGTTTTAACCCAAGATTTTGTCCGTAAGCCACGCTCTATAGCATTTCTCGCCAACAGACCCGCCCCAATCATAACAGCAGGGTTCGAGGTATTCGTACAGCTCGTGATGGCCGCGATCGCAATGCTGCCATCACTGACGACATATTCTTTATGATTGTGTTTTATTCTCACGCCATGTATCGATTCGGCAATGACTTCATGCGGTGATGCATGTTCGACCGGAACTTTCCCGAAGGTAAATTCTGTGCCAGAACCGCCTTCCAAAAGCCAGGCAGACTCCGATCGTTGAGGGATAGGCACATATTGCCTATGATGCTCGCTATCCAGCAGTTCTGAGAACTTGTCTTTTAGCTCGCGTACCAGAATTTTATCTTGTGGCCGCTTTGGACCCGAAACTGTAGGTTCCAGAGTGGATAAGTCAAATTCTACAACCGACGAATAGGTGATCTGCTCATGCCCCGTACGCCAAAGGAGGTTGCGCTTACAATATTCTTCCACGATTTTGATCTGCTCCGCGGTGCGGTTTGTACTGTGCATATATTCCAATGTGCGGTCATCTATGGGAAAATAGGTGACTGTACATCCGAATTCGGGTGACATATTGGATATGGTAGCCCGATCCGTTACAGACAAACTGTCCAGTCCATCACCAAACACTTCCACAAATTTGCCGACAACACCCTTGTCGCGTAGGATTTTGGTAATTGACAGCACCATATCCGTCGCAGTGCACATCGCCGGGATTCTACCCGTGAGCTTGAGTCCGATGACCTCTGGACAGGTAAAGAAAACGGGCTGCCCAAGCATAGCGGCCTCAGCCTCGATACCGCCCACACCCCAGCCTAAAACGCCTATTCCGTTGACCATCGGTGTATGGGAGTCTGTACCGACGAGGGTGTCTGGAAAAAGCCAGTTGTCTCGTTCAATAACCCCCTTCGCTAGATATTCCAGATTTACCTGATGACATATGCCCATACCGGGAGGTACCACCGTGAAATTTTTTAGTCCTTTTTGCGCCCATTTGAGCAGTTCGTAACGTTCGCGGTTACGCTGATATTCGAGCTCCACATTTTTATCGTAAGAATATTCTGTTCCAAAATAGTCAACCTGTACAGAGTGGTCAATCACCAAGTCAACAGGTATGGCAGGATTGATTTTCTGTCCGTCTTTGCCATGACGGACAAATTCGGCACGAAGCGAAGCCATGTCTACAACGGCTGGTACACCTGTAAAGTCTTGCATCAGGATACGCGCCGGTTTGAATGGAATATCTTTGTCAACAGGTTGCGGAGACCAATTGATTAAGGTGCTAATATGTTCATCAGTAATACTGAAGCCATCATGATTACGTAACACATTTTCCAATAGTATCCGAATACTGAAGGGGAGGTGGTCAACCTTGCCCTCAGAAAGATCTTTGATGGAACTGTATTGATAGACATGTCCATTAATTTGCAATTCACGGATCGATTTTTCTTTGCTCATATTGAATAACTTGTTTTATTTATATAATACGATTAGGGGCGAATTTGTTTGTAATAACTTTTTCACAGGCCGGTCTCGGTGCTTGAGAACTTACCGATAAAGTCCGTGATAGAGGATTCCAAAACGATTCTGGATGATCTGTATTTCGGATAGAACGGAATTTATCTTATTTTTGATCCACCCAATGGGATCGAAATAATAGGATAATTCAATGAAACATAAGTTCAGGTGTGTTGTCGGCACGATCTTTTTCTCTTTGTATTGCTACGTAGGCGGTCATGCGAAGCCGACTGGCGCAGCGGCAGCTATAACAGCGCCGGTATCTAAAAAATATGAATTGAGCTTTAAGAACAGCAGGGGGCATAAGGTGAGCTTAGCGCAACTACGAGGTAAAGTTGTCGTCATCAACCTTTGGGCAACCTGGTGTCCGCCATGTTTGGCCGAAATGCCATCATTGGATCAGTTGTACAAAGACTTTCAGTATAATAATCATATTGTATTTCTGGCCGTAGATATGGATGGTAACCTAAAAAAATCAGCTAAATTCTTAAAAAAGAGAGGGTATAGTCTTCCGTTGTACCAGCTGCATACCAGCCTGCCGCAAGAACTGAATACTCGGAGCATACCGACGACGATTATTCTTGATAAGGCGGGGAAACTGGTCAATAAGCATGTGGGGGGGATGGACTTTGGTTCGAAGAAGTTCAGGAAAGCTCTTCAGCAGCTAACAGATGAGTGAGTGTGGCAATAATAAAACGTAAACAAATACCTTGTTAATTTAAGGTTTTGTTTAATTTTCTGTTATATTCTTGCTAATTTTGTACATCATTGTACAAGGAGAAATTATATATGCCAGTCAAACTTCCTAATAATCTTCCCGCGATTGAGCTTTTAAAAAAGGAGAACATTTTCGTCATGAGTGACCTTCGGGCCAATGAACAGGATATCAGGCCGCTTCGTGTCCTGGTCCTTAATTTGATGCCATTGAAGATCACGACGGAAACCGATTTTATCCGTCTGTTATCCAACAATCCTTTGCAGGTCGAGATGGAGTTTCTGCGACTGGAAACGCACGTTTCCAAAAACACTCCAGAGGAACACCTAGAGATGTTTTATAAAAGTCTTAGTGAAGTAAAAGAGAATTTCTATGACGGAATGATTATTACTGGAGCTCCAGTAGAGATGGTCCGGTTTGAAGAAGTGACCTATTGGGATGAAATTCGGACTATTTTTGACTGGGCCAGGACGCACGTGACTTCGAGTTTATACATTTGCTGGGCGTCACAGGCAGCGTTATATCATTTTTACGGAGTGGAGAAGAAACCATTGGATGAGAAACTTTTTGGTGTTTTCAAGCATACTGCACTCGATAAGCGGCATCCTTTGTTCCGTGGGTTTGATGATGAATTCTTTATTCCTCACAGCAGACATACCACTGTCGAAAAAGAAGATTTATTGTCAACGGAGGGCATAGAAATTCTCTGCGAATCTCCCGAAGCGGGGATTGCCATTGCTTCTTCCCGTGGCGGTAGGGAATTCTATTTAACAGGACACTCAGAATATGCTCCGTTCACGCTTGATGAAGAATACAGGCGGGATCTGGAAAAAGGACAGAAAATTCAGATGCCAGTCAACTACTATACTGACGATAATCCGGAAAACAGACCGTTGGTCCGTTGGACAAGCCATGCTAATCTACTGTTTAACAACTGGCTCAATTATTTTGTTTATCAAGAAACGCCATTTGATTTAAAGGATGTAGTGCACTTAGGCGAGATCCGGCAAAATAATTAAGCAGGTATAGACGCTGCCAGAAGTCTTGCTCATAAAATTCACTTCCTAAAAACAAAAATAGTTAGAAAGGTATTCTAACTAATAAATCTGGAGTGATATGGAAAAGATATTATTAGCATGTTGTTTGTTGCTTCCTCTGTTTCAGCTGGAAGCGCAGGTGCCGATTAAGGAAGAACAGAAGCTCAAAGAGGCCAGCGGTACCTTATGGTATGCCAACCCTTGGCTGTGGATCGCCGGTGCAGCGTTATTTTTAGTTGTCTTTCTCCTCGTCCTACGTAGAGCTACCAGAAACCGGAGAGAAACCTAAACCGGATGGACAAAGGCGTTATCCGCAAAACAATATTTTTGTTGCAGAAACTATCGCAGAACTTTTCTTAAGTTTGTACCGATTGATAACAAACTAATATTATACATGAAGAGAAATATACTGTTAGCCGCTTTGCTGGCCTGTAGTGCATTGTCAAGCCAAGCCCAACATCAGGCTATCAATGTCAGTTACATGGATAAAAGCGTCCGTCCTCAGGACGACTTTTACAACTTTGTAAACGGTCAGTGGATGAAAACCGCCAAAATACCATCTGATAAAGCGCGCTGGGGTTCGTTTGACGAACTACGTGAGAATACGGACATCGCTACATTGAAGGTATTGCAAGAGTCGCTGACCGGCAAGTTTGAAAAAGGTACTGATAACCAAAAAATTGGTGATTTGTATCGTTCTTTTGTCGATATGAAAACCCGTGATCAGCTTGGGTTGGCACCTGTGAAGCCTTACCTAGAAAAAATTGCGGCGATTAAAAACTTCAATGATCTCTATAGCTACCTCGTTGAAGCTGCGCCCAGGGGAGGTAATCCTTTCTTCGGCGGTTATGTATCGGCGCATCTTAAAAATTCTGATGTGAATACTGTCTATTTAGCTGCTGCCAATCTCGGATTGGGGCGGTCTTATTATCAGGTTAACGATCAGAAGAATGAAGAGACTTTAAGAGATTATTCGGATTATATCTCCGCATTGTACAGTAAATCCGGCCAACGCACAAAGGAC from the Sphingobacterium thalpophilum genome contains:
- a CDS encoding GyrI-like domain-containing protein, with the translated sequence MENTLIPSFNIIGISVRTWNQGEQAASDIAALWNEFFQNNLIHRIPNRIGDDVYCVYTEYEKDHTAPYTTILGCKVASLDDVPEDMDGIRILESHYKRFEAIGNLQQGAVYQTWQQIWTADLPRAYTADFEVYGSDSKDPKDAKVDIFIAIKE
- a CDS encoding DUF4256 domain-containing protein, with product MKWDSIQQRLEAAPPKLWSLQQMEDTDGQPDVIGIDNDTGQYLFVDCAPESPKGRRSLCYDQRAWEERKENRPDDSALGIAEKMGVQLLTEQQYRQLQKLGNFDLKTSSWILTPPDIRKLGGALFCDRRYDHVFTYHNGATSYYAARGFRAILFV
- a CDS encoding DUF808 domain-containing protein; this translates as MASGIFAILDDIAALMDDVAVASKIATKKTAGILGDDLAVNAEKATGFLASRELPVLWAITKGSLVNKLIIVPIALLLNVFFPIAIKYILILGGFYLAFEGVEKIIEYLFHRKHHEGETNVEEVIEENTAEAEKAKVKSAITTDFILSVEIVIIALGTVLDKSLTLQIITVCVVALLATVGVYGIVALIVRMDDAGYKLIKTANEKGPVASLGRLLVRALPLIIKLLAVVGTIALILVSGGIFSHYIDFLHHVLPSFPGIVKELLFGLAGGIIAVALFTIGKKIVGKKNVVSPH
- a CDS encoding WG repeat-containing protein, which encodes MKKTLLSLSVLLAANNLSFAQIQKAFKINYAFVLTDGSQERGEEAPVTLFEAYVNTEKIKVISLAQESIFLAKKKEDKSIVVYPALSKYIVNAEQAVSYKLKLIDGETKTIAEYPCKLAQLELTNINDAEENTILSVWYSDKLPVTYWEGADIFKKIPGAVLQVTTPFGTDLVAQSVESSQLDDKDFIIPEDYVQVESTSQDAQSDLTDNQVAEDRFLYEDESGRVGLKNGKQDIIVPAIYRYIAPFVGATGIAQSEDNKYGAIDVAGKVTVPFEYDYLAYDDNTGQYIFGINEKYGILGNDSKTIIPAKYDMISFIKDGYAVFQQQEKYGIINQSGKIIVPANYSYISENNGTHFISIDNDLYSLVELKSNKVVSSTYDFISITDEPTRFLASKDGKYGYLDGQGQVAIPFIYEGATAFYDGLASVTVEGSDDVILINIKGEQVEIDASAEEEVD
- the acnA gene encoding aconitate hydratase AcnA → MSKEKSIRELQINGHVYQYSSIKDLSEGKVDHLPFSIRILLENVLRNHDGFSITDEHISTLINWSPQPVDKDIPFKPARILMQDFTGVPAVVDMASLRAEFVRHGKDGQKINPAIPVDLVIDHSVQVDYFGTEYSYDKNVELEYQRNRERYELLKWAQKGLKNFTVVPPGMGICHQVNLEYLAKGVIERDNWLFPDTLVGTDSHTPMVNGIGVLGWGVGGIEAEAAMLGQPVFFTCPEVIGLKLTGRIPAMCTATDMVLSITKILRDKGVVGKFVEVFGDGLDSLSVTDRATISNMSPEFGCTVTYFPIDDRTLEYMHSTNRTAEQIKIVEEYCKRNLLWRTGHEQITYSSVVEFDLSTLEPTVSGPKRPQDKILVRELKDKFSELLDSEHHRQYVPIPQRSESAWLLEGGSGTEFTFGKVPVEHASPHEVIAESIHGVRIKHNHKEYVVSDGSIAIAAITSCTNTSNPAVMIGAGLLARNAIERGLRTKSWVKTSLAPGSKVVTQYLERSGLSADLDALRFHTVGYGCTSCIGNSGPLPPQIAEAVEKGELIVASVLSGNRNFEARVHPQVKMNFLMSPMLVVAYALVGRIDVNLLEEPLDYDPNGQPVYLRDIWPSREEIQKTVADCVKQSDFQEVYNVIFDGSTDWQELKVNLDQNYQWDPASTYIKESPFFENLQAVPKPIQDIENARVLLYLGDSVTTDHISPAGSFKENTAAGQYLKAHQVDKEDFNSYGSRRGNHEVMMRGTFANVRIKNKISDREGGFSRYLPTNEVKTVYDTAMEYRKTNTPLIVLAGKEYGSGSSRDWAAKGTFLLGVRAVIAESFERIHRSNLVGMGVAPLVFANGENAERLGLDGTEEYNITGLAEDLTPHKLLQVKATHENGKTTEFQVKARLDSAIEIEYFKNDGILQYVLRQYLKNN
- a CDS encoding TlpA family protein disulfide reductase yields the protein MKHKFRCVVGTIFFSLYCYVGGHAKPTGAAAAITAPVSKKYELSFKNSRGHKVSLAQLRGKVVVINLWATWCPPCLAEMPSLDQLYKDFQYNNHIVFLAVDMDGNLKKSAKFLKKRGYSLPLYQLHTSLPQELNTRSIPTTIILDKAGKLVNKHVGGMDFGSKKFRKALQQLTDE
- the metA gene encoding homoserine O-acetyltransferase MetA; the protein is MPVKLPNNLPAIELLKKENIFVMSDLRANEQDIRPLRVLVLNLMPLKITTETDFIRLLSNNPLQVEMEFLRLETHVSKNTPEEHLEMFYKSLSEVKENFYDGMIITGAPVEMVRFEEVTYWDEIRTIFDWARTHVTSSLYICWASQAALYHFYGVEKKPLDEKLFGVFKHTALDKRHPLFRGFDDEFFIPHSRHTTVEKEDLLSTEGIEILCESPEAGIAIASSRGGREFYLTGHSEYAPFTLDEEYRRDLEKGQKIQMPVNYYTDDNPENRPLVRWTSHANLLFNNWLNYFVYQETPFDLKDVVHLGEIRQNN